The following are encoded in a window of Pseudomonas sp. St316 genomic DNA:
- a CDS encoding (2Fe-2S)-binding protein has translation MSATLSEATSTSFVRHPIRLTLNGQVRELQVLAWTTLLDLLREQLDLVGSKKGCDHGQCGACTVLRDGKRINACLTLAVMCDGTELTTIEGLAGDDVLHPIQQAFITHDAFQCGYCTPGQICSAVGLANEGRAQTRAQISELMSGNLCRCGAYTHICDAIEEALPLCRQPGGDQ, from the coding sequence ATGAGCGCGACTCTGTCCGAAGCGACGTCGACGTCCTTCGTCCGTCATCCGATCCGTCTGACCCTCAATGGCCAAGTGCGAGAGTTGCAAGTGCTGGCCTGGACCACGTTGCTGGACCTGCTGCGTGAGCAACTGGACCTGGTGGGCAGCAAGAAAGGCTGCGACCACGGCCAGTGTGGCGCCTGTACGGTGCTGCGCGATGGCAAACGGATCAATGCCTGCCTGACCCTGGCGGTCATGTGCGACGGCACCGAATTGACCACCATCGAAGGCTTGGCCGGTGATGACGTATTGCATCCCATACAGCAGGCGTTCATCACCCATGACGCATTCCAGTGCGGTTACTGCACGCCGGGGCAGATCTGTTCCGCGGTGGGGCTGGCCAACGAGGGCAGGGCGCAGACCCGCGCGCAAATCAGTGAACTGATGAGCGGTAACCTGTGCCGCTGCGGGGCCTACACCCACATTTGTGATGCCATCGAAGAGGCATTGCCGCTCTGCCGGCAACCGGGAGGTGATCAATGA
- a CDS encoding xanthine dehydrogenase family protein subunit M, with translation MNPFQYSKPDTVQAAVDLSSPVSRFIAGGTNLLDLMKENLTRPEHLIDITGLPLADLSETPSGGVMIGALVSNADLAWHPWIERRYPLLAQAILAGASPQLRNMASTGGNLLQRTRCYYFYDASVVCNKRRPGSGCPARNGLNRIHAIFGASDQCVATHPSDMCVALAALEAVVHVLGRGGARTIEFADFHRLPGDTPERDNQLADDELITAIELPAAGFADHSHYLKIRDRASYAFALVSVAAALELDGPVIRQARLALGGVAHKPWRDRAVESWLVGQTVSRETFTAAADALLQYAEPLAHNGFKIRLARRAIVRALSDAALGCAPQGGQA, from the coding sequence ATGAATCCCTTCCAGTACAGCAAGCCCGACACCGTGCAGGCGGCCGTCGATTTATCGAGCCCGGTTTCTCGCTTCATCGCCGGAGGCACCAACCTGCTGGACCTGATGAAGGAAAACCTCACCCGCCCCGAGCACCTGATCGACATCACCGGCTTGCCCCTGGCGGACCTCAGTGAAACCCCGTCGGGTGGGGTGATGATCGGCGCATTGGTGAGCAATGCCGACCTGGCCTGGCACCCTTGGATCGAGCGCCGCTATCCGCTGCTGGCCCAGGCGATCCTGGCGGGCGCCTCGCCGCAACTGCGCAACATGGCCAGCACCGGCGGCAACCTGCTGCAGCGTACCCGCTGCTATTACTTCTACGACGCGAGCGTCGTGTGCAACAAACGCCGGCCTGGCAGCGGTTGTCCGGCTCGGAACGGTTTGAACCGGATCCACGCGATTTTCGGTGCCAGCGATCAATGCGTCGCCACCCATCCCTCCGACATGTGTGTGGCCTTGGCCGCTCTGGAGGCGGTGGTCCATGTTCTGGGGCGGGGCGGGGCGCGGACCATCGAGTTCGCCGACTTTCATCGCCTGCCCGGCGACACCCCGGAACGGGACAATCAACTGGCCGACGACGAGCTGATCACCGCCATCGAGTTGCCTGCCGCCGGTTTTGCCGACCATAGCCATTACTTGAAGATCCGTGACCGCGCCTCTTACGCGTTTGCGCTGGTCTCGGTGGCGGCGGCGCTGGAACTGGATGGGCCGGTGATTCGCCAGGCGCGCCTGGCCCTGGGTGGCGTGGCGCACAAACCATGGCGTGACCGGGCGGTGGAGAGCTGGCTGGTTGGACAGACCGTCAGCCGTGAAACCTTCACCGCCGCCGCTGATGCACTGCTGCAATACGCCGAGCCGTTGGCGCACAACGGCTTCAAGATCCGATTGGCGCGCCGGGCAATTGTCCGCGCCTTGAGCGATGCCGCGCTGGGTTGCGCACCGCAGGGAGGACAAGCCTGA
- a CDS encoding xanthine dehydrogenase family protein molybdopterin-binding subunit gives MNAPSKSIGQPLDRVDGLLKVTGQARYAGEYPEDGLLHGSVVSGAVARGRVLRIDASRALALPGVVAVIDHTNRPRIASYDEPYQDADAADGSPFRPLYNDQVLYSGQPLALVVAENLELARYAGSLIEIEYAAEEHQTDLVTLQNDAHPAPAELPKPRGNFQGEYASSALSVDVSYSTPIEHHNPMEPHASTVLYQPDGSLHIHDKTQGTQNGQAYVQKVFGLEKEQVRVFAAFVGGAFGSGLRPQYQLPLAVMAALALKRSVRVSLTRQQMFTFGYRPRTLQRVQLGAAANGRLLAVAHSAVGQTSRFEDFTEHVVEWSGMLYHCDNVELTYKLVPLDVYTPLDMRAPGAALGLIGLECAMDELACALAIDPVQLRLINYAERNENEGKPYSSKELRECYAQGARRFGWDKRNPEPRSMREGRQLVGWGMAGGVWEAMQQKASARASLDTHGKLTVSSATTDIGTGTYTVMTQIAAQASGVSLEDVTFVLGDSSLPTAPLQGGSFTVSSVGTAVQQACEALKEKLLAVARQACPAFSGATLEQVTFMEGQLRLGEASVALAELAQKSGETPLQAQVTAEPDAKRQAYATATHSAVFVEVLVDEDLGTVKVNRVVSAIAAGRVVNPKTARSQILGGVVWGVGMALHEETLTDHALGRHMNHSLAEYHLPVNADIGDIEVIFVEEQDEIVNALGSKGVGEIGIVGVAAAVANAIYHATGKRVRDFPITLDKLL, from the coding sequence ATGAACGCTCCGAGCAAATCCATAGGGCAACCCCTCGACCGGGTCGACGGCCTGCTCAAGGTGACGGGCCAGGCCCGTTATGCCGGCGAATACCCCGAGGACGGTTTGCTGCACGGCAGTGTCGTCTCCGGTGCGGTCGCCCGTGGTCGCGTGCTGCGCATCGATGCTTCCCGCGCCCTGGCGCTGCCTGGCGTGGTCGCGGTCATCGACCACACCAACCGACCAAGGATTGCCAGCTACGACGAACCCTACCAGGATGCCGATGCGGCGGACGGCTCGCCGTTCCGGCCGCTGTACAACGACCAAGTGCTTTACAGCGGCCAGCCCCTGGCCTTGGTGGTGGCGGAAAATCTTGAGTTGGCCCGGTATGCCGGTTCGCTGATAGAAATCGAATACGCGGCCGAGGAGCATCAGACCGATCTGGTAACCCTGCAAAACGACGCCCATCCGGCACCGGCCGAACTGCCCAAGCCCCGTGGGAATTTTCAGGGCGAGTACGCCAGCTCCGCCCTCAGCGTGGATGTGTCCTACAGCACGCCGATTGAACACCACAACCCCATGGAGCCACATGCATCCACCGTGCTGTATCAGCCCGATGGCAGCCTGCACATCCACGACAAGACCCAAGGCACGCAGAACGGCCAGGCCTACGTGCAAAAAGTCTTTGGGCTTGAGAAAGAGCAAGTGCGAGTGTTTGCCGCGTTTGTCGGCGGCGCCTTCGGTTCCGGGCTGCGCCCGCAATATCAATTGCCGTTGGCGGTGATGGCGGCACTGGCCCTCAAGCGTTCCGTGCGGGTCAGCCTGACGCGCCAGCAGATGTTTACCTTTGGCTACCGGCCGCGAACCCTCCAGCGCGTGCAACTGGGGGCGGCGGCCAATGGTCGTTTGCTGGCCGTGGCGCACAGCGCCGTCGGCCAGACCTCGCGCTTCGAGGATTTCACCGAGCATGTGGTGGAGTGGAGCGGCATGCTCTATCACTGCGACAACGTCGAGTTGACTTACAAACTGGTACCACTGGACGTCTACACGCCTTTGGACATGCGCGCCCCCGGTGCCGCCCTCGGCTTGATTGGCCTGGAGTGCGCCATGGATGAACTGGCCTGTGCCCTGGCGATCGATCCGGTCCAATTGCGGTTGATCAACTACGCCGAACGCAACGAGAACGAAGGCAAGCCGTATTCCAGCAAGGAACTGCGTGAGTGCTATGCCCAAGGTGCCCGTCGTTTCGGCTGGGACAAGCGCAACCCGGAACCGCGCAGCATGCGTGAAGGCCGGCAACTGGTGGGTTGGGGCATGGCCGGTGGTGTGTGGGAGGCCATGCAGCAGAAGGCCAGCGCCCGGGCGTCGCTGGATACCCATGGCAAGCTGACCGTCAGCAGCGCCACCACTGACATCGGCACCGGGACTTACACGGTCATGACCCAGATCGCTGCGCAGGCGTCAGGCGTTTCCCTTGAGGACGTCACGTTTGTCCTGGGGGATTCGTCGCTGCCCACCGCGCCGCTGCAGGGCGGCTCATTCACCGTATCGTCGGTGGGCACCGCCGTGCAGCAGGCTTGTGAAGCGCTGAAGGAAAAACTCCTGGCCGTGGCCCGTCAGGCATGTCCGGCCTTCAGTGGCGCGACCCTTGAGCAAGTGACGTTCATGGAGGGGCAGTTGCGGCTGGGCGAAGCGAGTGTTGCATTGGCGGAGCTGGCGCAAAAAAGCGGCGAGACACCGTTGCAGGCCCAGGTCACGGCCGAGCCGGATGCAAAACGCCAGGCCTACGCCACAGCCACACACTCGGCGGTGTTCGTCGAAGTACTGGTGGACGAAGACCTGGGGACGGTGAAGGTCAATCGCGTGGTCAGCGCCATCGCCGCTGGCCGGGTCGTCAACCCGAAAACCGCCCGCAGCCAGATTCTCGGTGGCGTGGTGTGGGGCGTCGGCATGGCCTTGCATGAAGAAACCCTGACCGACCACGCCCTGGGTCGTCACATGAACCACAGCCTGGCCGAGTATCACCTACCGGTTAATGCCGACATCGGCGACATTGAGGTGATTTTCGTCGAGGAACAGGACGAGATCGTCAATGCGCTGGGGTCCAAGGGCGTGGGTGAAATCGGTATCGTCGGGGTGGCAGCGGCGGTGGCCAATGCGATTTACCATGCCACCGGCAAGCGGGTGCGGGACTTCCCCATCACCCTCGACAAGTTGCTCTAG
- a CDS encoding MFS transporter — MPSQAPLLLRHHRPFIAFWLARVFTASGFQMLTVAIGWNLYQLTGNVLDLGLVGLVEFAPRVLFMLHTGHVADRYDRRKVAAICQSLQAMIALALVIGSATDNVTREMIFILAFLLGAARSFEMPTTQALLPSIVPAALFPRAVAAAQSAQQSATIVAPALGGLLYAFGSVWVYGPTVLLYIIACGLMLNLPARQTPLNKGKATLDSLLAGIRFIRSRPDILGAISLDLFAVLLGGATALLPVFAKDILLTGPWGLGLLRSAPAVGALLMSLWLARFAVERKVGRVMFTAVGVFGVATIAFGLSTSFWFSLAVLVVLGAADMISMVIRASFVQLETPDEMRGRVSAVNGLFIGASNQLGEFESGLTAHWFGTVPAVVMGGVGTLLVTGTWIKLFPTLANRDRMHEPVVEAKA, encoded by the coding sequence ATGCCCAGCCAAGCGCCGCTGCTGCTCCGTCACCATCGTCCCTTCATCGCCTTCTGGCTGGCCCGGGTATTCACCGCCAGTGGCTTCCAGATGCTCACCGTGGCCATTGGCTGGAACCTCTATCAACTGACCGGCAACGTCCTGGACCTTGGCCTGGTGGGGCTGGTGGAATTTGCCCCGCGCGTGCTGTTCATGCTCCACACCGGGCATGTGGCTGACCGTTATGACCGGCGCAAGGTCGCGGCCATCTGCCAGTCGTTGCAGGCGATGATCGCCCTGGCGCTGGTGATCGGCAGCGCCACCGACAACGTCACGCGGGAGATGATCTTCATCCTCGCCTTCCTGCTCGGCGCCGCCCGCTCCTTCGAAATGCCCACCACCCAGGCGCTGCTGCCGAGCATCGTGCCGGCTGCGCTGTTTCCCCGTGCCGTGGCCGCCGCGCAATCGGCCCAGCAATCGGCCACCATCGTCGCCCCCGCACTGGGCGGCTTGCTCTACGCCTTCGGCAGTGTCTGGGTCTACGGGCCGACGGTGCTGCTGTACATCATCGCCTGCGGCCTGATGCTCAACCTGCCCGCCCGCCAGACGCCGCTGAACAAAGGCAAGGCGACCCTGGATTCGTTGCTCGCCGGGATTCGCTTCATTCGCAGTCGCCCGGACATTCTCGGCGCAATCTCCCTGGACCTGTTCGCGGTCTTGCTCGGCGGCGCGACGGCGCTGCTGCCGGTGTTTGCCAAGGACATCCTGCTCACCGGCCCCTGGGGCCTGGGCCTGTTACGGTCGGCACCGGCGGTCGGGGCCTTGCTGATGTCGCTGTGGCTGGCGCGGTTTGCCGTGGAGCGCAAGGTCGGCCGGGTGATGTTCACGGCGGTGGGCGTGTTCGGCGTCGCCACCATTGCGTTCGGCCTTTCCACCTCGTTCTGGTTTTCCCTGGCGGTGCTGGTGGTGCTGGGCGCGGCAGACATGATCAGCATGGTGATCCGCGCCTCCTTCGTACAACTGGAAACACCGGATGAAATGCGCGGCCGGGTCAGCGCGGTGAATGGGCTGTTCATCGGCGCCTCGAACCAGTTGGGCGAGTTCGAGTCCGGCCTCACCGCCCACTGGTTCGGCACCGTGCCGGCGGTGGTCATGGGCGGCGTCGGCACGCTGCTGGTCACCGGAACCTGGATCAAACTGTTCCCGACCCTGGCCAACCGTGACCGGATGCACGAACCGGTGGTTGAAGCAAAAGCCTAG
- a CDS encoding cytochrome ubiquinol oxidase subunit I: protein MFGLEALDLARIQFAFTISFHILFPAITIGLASYLAVLEGLWLKTRDDTYRDLYHFWSKIFAVNFGMGVVSGLVMAYQFGTNWSRFSDFAGAVTGPLLTYEVLTAFFLEAGFLGVMLFGWNRVGRGLHFFSTVMVAIGTLISTFWILSSNSWMQTPQGYEIIDGRVIPVDWLAVVFNPSFPYRLLHMSTAAFVATAFFVGSSAAWHLLRGRDNPAIRRMLSMAMWMALLVAPIQAVIGDFHGLNTLKHQPAKIAAIEGHWENVGNEPTPLILFGLPDMKAEKTRFAVEVPYLGSLILTHSLDKQVPALKEFPPEDRPNSTIVFWSFRVMVGLGLLMIFTGLCSLWLRRNDRIYQSRPFLYMVLWMGPSGLVAILAGWFTTEIGRQPWVVYGLMRTADASSGHSFAQMSITLVLFVVVYFALFGAGLSYMMRLVRKGPEAHEAEPSDGGPGQKRTPARPLSAADDGDDMDDHNERSNKGN from the coding sequence ATGTTCGGTTTGGAGGCGCTCGATCTCGCCCGAATCCAGTTCGCGTTCACCATCTCGTTCCACATCCTGTTCCCGGCCATCACCATTGGCCTGGCGAGTTACCTGGCGGTACTCGAAGGCTTGTGGCTCAAGACCCGCGATGACACCTACCGCGACCTGTACCATTTCTGGTCGAAGATCTTTGCCGTCAACTTCGGCATGGGCGTGGTGTCCGGATTGGTCATGGCCTATCAGTTCGGGACCAACTGGAGCCGTTTCTCGGACTTCGCCGGTGCAGTGACCGGGCCGCTGCTGACCTACGAGGTGCTCACGGCGTTTTTCCTCGAGGCGGGTTTCCTGGGCGTGATGCTGTTTGGCTGGAATCGCGTCGGCCGCGGCCTGCATTTCTTTTCCACGGTCATGGTGGCGATCGGCACCCTGATCTCGACCTTCTGGATATTGTCCTCCAACAGTTGGATGCAAACCCCCCAGGGTTACGAAATCATTGATGGCCGGGTCATCCCGGTGGACTGGCTGGCGGTGGTGTTCAACCCCTCGTTCCCTTATCGGTTGCTGCACATGTCCACCGCGGCGTTTGTCGCCACGGCGTTCTTCGTCGGCTCGTCGGCGGCCTGGCATTTGCTGCGCGGCCGTGACAACCCAGCCATCCGCCGGATGTTGTCGATGGCGATGTGGATGGCGTTGCTGGTGGCGCCGATACAGGCGGTCATCGGCGACTTCCATGGCCTGAACACCCTCAAGCATCAACCGGCGAAAATCGCCGCCATCGAGGGCCACTGGGAAAATGTCGGCAATGAACCGACCCCGCTGATCCTGTTCGGTCTGCCGGACATGAAGGCCGAGAAGACCCGGTTCGCCGTGGAAGTCCCGTACCTGGGAAGCCTGATCCTGACCCACAGCCTGGACAAGCAGGTGCCTGCCCTCAAGGAATTCCCGCCTGAGGACCGTCCGAACTCGACCATCGTGTTCTGGTCGTTCCGGGTCATGGTCGGCCTTGGGTTGCTGATGATTTTCACCGGCCTTTGCAGCCTGTGGCTGCGCCGCAACGATCGTATCTACCAATCGCGGCCATTCCTCTACATGGTGCTGTGGATGGGGCCGTCCGGACTGGTCGCGATCCTGGCCGGCTGGTTTACCACTGAGATCGGCCGCCAGCCCTGGGTGGTCTACGGCCTGATGCGCACGGCCGATGCTTCGTCCGGTCACAGCTTCGCCCAGATGAGCATCACCCTGGTGCTGTTCGTCGTGGTGTATTTCGCGCTGTTCGGCGCCGGCCTGAGCTACATGATGCGCCTGGTGCGCAAAGGGCCGGAGGCCCACGAAGCCGAGCCGAGCGATGGCGGCCCGGGCCAGAAACGCACGCCGGCCCGGCCATTGTCGGCCGCCGATGACGGCGACGACATGGACGACCATAACGAACGCTCGAACAAGGGGAATTGA
- the cydB gene encoding cytochrome d ubiquinol oxidase subunit II yields the protein MGIDLPLIWAVVIIFGIMMYVIMDGFDLGIGILFPFVKGERDRDVMMNTVAPVWDGNETWLVLGGAGLFGAFPLAYSVVLSALYLPLILMLIGLIFRGVAFEFRFKAKAEKRHLWDKAFIGGSLTATFFQGVALGAFIDGFEVVNRQFAGGSLDWFTPFTMFCGLALIAAYALLGCTWLIMKTEGKLQEQMHDLARPLAFVVLAVIGIVSIWTPLAHADIAARWFTLPNLFWFLPVPILVLVTMYGLFRAVARNANYTPFILTLVLIFLGYSGLGISLWPNIVPPSISIWDASSPPQSQGFMLVGTLFIIPLILVYTFWSYYVFRGKVTHDDGYH from the coding sequence ATGGGTATTGATCTTCCGCTGATCTGGGCCGTGGTCATCATCTTCGGCATCATGATGTACGTGATCATGGACGGCTTCGACCTGGGGATCGGCATTCTCTTCCCCTTCGTCAAGGGCGAGCGCGACCGCGACGTGATGATGAACACCGTGGCACCGGTCTGGGACGGTAACGAAACCTGGCTGGTGCTGGGCGGTGCCGGGCTGTTCGGAGCGTTTCCGCTGGCTTATTCGGTGGTGCTTTCGGCGCTGTACCTGCCGCTGATCCTGATGCTCATCGGCTTGATCTTCCGCGGCGTGGCCTTCGAATTCCGCTTCAAGGCCAAGGCTGAGAAACGCCACCTCTGGGACAAGGCATTCATTGGCGGCTCGCTGACGGCCACTTTCTTCCAGGGTGTGGCGCTGGGGGCGTTCATCGACGGCTTCGAGGTGGTCAATCGCCAGTTCGCCGGCGGCTCCCTAGATTGGTTCACGCCGTTCACGATGTTCTGCGGCCTGGCGTTGATCGCGGCCTATGCGTTGCTCGGCTGCACCTGGCTGATCATGAAGACCGAGGGCAAGTTGCAAGAGCAGATGCATGACCTGGCCCGGCCCCTGGCGTTCGTGGTGCTGGCCGTGATCGGTATCGTCAGCATCTGGACGCCACTGGCCCACGCGGACATCGCAGCCCGCTGGTTCACCTTGCCGAACCTGTTCTGGTTCCTGCCAGTGCCGATCCTGGTGCTGGTGACCATGTACGGATTGTTCCGCGCAGTGGCGCGCAATGCCAACTACACGCCTTTCATCCTGACCCTGGTGCTGATCTTCCTGGGCTACAGCGGCTTGGGCATCAGCCTGTGGCCGAACATCGTGCCGCCGTCCATCTCGATCTGGGACGCCTCGTCACCGCCCCAGAGCCAAGGCTTCATGTTGGTCGGTACGCTGTTCATCATTCCGTTGATCCTGGTGTACACCTTCTGGAGCTACTACGTGTTCCGTGGCAAGGTGACCCATGACGACGGTTACCATTGA
- a CDS encoding DUF2474 domain-containing protein produces MAKPDLKDIEAAERKPLWQRLGWLALIWAGSVLALFIVASLMRMFMNAAGLTTH; encoded by the coding sequence ATGGCCAAACCTGACTTGAAAGACATCGAGGCCGCCGAACGCAAGCCACTCTGGCAGCGGCTCGGCTGGCTGGCACTGATCTGGGCCGGCAGTGTGCTGGCGCTGTTCATCGTCGCCAGCCTGATGCGGATGTTCATGAATGCCGCGGGCCTGACCACGCACTGA
- a CDS encoding methyltransferase, with the protein MPLLDSPFAQLDLIRQPEQPNEPLQAFDAADEYLLAYLAEQQPGEQTRVLVLNDGFGALAASLAGKVDVTSSGDSFLALQALEKNLVRNGLPFDAVPTLPASELLTGPFDRVLVKVPKTLALLEEQLIRLQGQLAPGAQVIAGAMVKHLPRAAGDLLERYIGPVQASLAVKKARLLIATPQASTLQGSAPAVSPYPTRYWLDEPKIELLNHANVFCREGLDIGTRAFLPHLPKNLGTARVADLGCGNGVLAIASALQNPEARYTLVDESYMAVQSAAENWRAALGEREVSIRAGDGLAGQEAQSLDVVLCNPPFHQQQVVGDFLAWRMFQQAREALVVGGALYIVGNRHLGYHSKLARLFRGVEQVAATPKFVILKARK; encoded by the coding sequence ATGCCCCTGCTCGACAGCCCCTTCGCCCAACTCGACCTGATCCGCCAACCCGAACAGCCGAACGAGCCGCTGCAAGCCTTCGATGCGGCCGATGAATACCTGCTCGCGTACCTGGCAGAACAACAGCCTGGCGAGCAGACTCGGGTCCTGGTGCTCAATGATGGCTTCGGTGCCCTGGCGGCCAGCCTGGCCGGCAAGGTCGATGTCACCAGCAGCGGTGACTCCTTCCTCGCGTTGCAGGCACTGGAGAAAAACCTGGTGCGCAACGGCCTCCCCTTCGATGCGGTGCCGACGTTGCCCGCCAGCGAGTTACTGACGGGCCCATTCGATCGTGTCCTGGTCAAAGTACCGAAAACCCTGGCCCTGCTGGAGGAACAGCTGATTCGCCTGCAAGGCCAACTGGCGCCAGGCGCCCAGGTGATTGCCGGAGCCATGGTCAAGCACCTGCCCCGGGCCGCTGGCGATTTGTTGGAGCGGTATATCGGCCCGGTGCAGGCCTCCCTGGCGGTGAAAAAAGCGCGGTTGTTGATTGCCACGCCACAGGCCAGCACTTTACAAGGCAGTGCGCCGGCCGTATCGCCCTACCCCACTCGCTACTGGCTGGACGAACCGAAGATCGAACTGCTCAACCATGCCAACGTGTTCTGCCGCGAAGGCCTGGACATAGGCACCCGCGCGTTCCTGCCACATCTGCCGAAAAACCTCGGGACAGCCCGGGTCGCGGACCTGGGCTGCGGCAATGGCGTGCTGGCCATCGCCAGTGCCCTGCAAAATCCCGAGGCCCGTTACACCCTGGTGGACGAGTCATACATGGCCGTGCAATCGGCCGCCGAGAATTGGCGTGCGGCCCTGGGCGAACGCGAAGTGTCGATTCGGGCCGGCGATGGCCTGGCCGGGCAAGAGGCGCAGTCGCTGGATGTGGTGCTGTGCAATCCGCCCTTCCACCAGCAGCAAGTGGTGGGCGATTTCCTCGCCTGGCGTATGTTTCAACAGGCACGTGAAGCCTTGGTGGTGGGTGGCGCGCTGTACATCGTCGGCAACCGGCACCTGGGCTACCACAGCAAACTGGCGCGGTTGTTCCGGGGTGTCGAGCAAGTGGCCGCCACGCCGAAGTTCGTGATCCTCAAAGCCCGCAAATAA
- a CDS encoding autoinducer binding domain-containing protein, with amino-acid sequence MKKWKDLLLRELSCEKDLQTAYRLALNFFNNQGFEYCAFAAYLGSPDKHTNKVNLNNYPYGWDRLYEQNGYASNDPLVAHCNQSPLPILWDETVFAHAPKLWRELNRQGLKYGWTQAVHDDQGVRCSLFSLARSHCPIDIEEHYANLGYAIFASQKLHALASKKLSDALADQPKCHLSPREIEVLRWSAEGKTASEVGRILCLSERTVNFHVCSCMRKLNVSNKISAVAKAAQIHVI; translated from the coding sequence ATGAAAAAGTGGAAGGACTTACTATTGAGAGAGTTGTCTTGTGAAAAAGACCTGCAGACGGCCTATCGTCTGGCCCTGAATTTCTTTAATAATCAAGGGTTTGAATATTGCGCCTTTGCAGCCTATCTCGGAAGCCCCGACAAACACACCAACAAGGTGAACCTGAATAACTACCCTTATGGATGGGACAGACTTTATGAACAAAATGGCTATGCGTCGAATGATCCGTTAGTAGCACATTGCAATCAATCACCGCTCCCCATCTTGTGGGATGAGACTGTTTTTGCTCACGCCCCCAAGTTATGGCGAGAACTTAATCGACAGGGCCTCAAGTATGGCTGGACCCAAGCCGTTCATGATGACCAAGGGGTACGTTGCAGCCTGTTCAGCCTGGCTCGGTCCCATTGCCCCATTGATATCGAGGAGCACTATGCAAATCTCGGCTACGCCATCTTCGCCAGTCAAAAGCTGCACGCACTCGCCAGCAAAAAATTGTCTGACGCCCTGGCAGACCAGCCCAAATGCCACCTGTCACCCAGGGAGATCGAAGTGTTGAGGTGGTCTGCCGAAGGCAAGACAGCGTCGGAAGTGGGCAGGATTCTCTGTCTTTCCGAACGAACCGTGAATTTCCATGTGTGCAGTTGCATGCGAAAGCTGAACGTCAGCAATAAAATTTCAGCGGTGGCAAAAGCAGCCCAAATCCATGTGATCTGA
- a CDS encoding ferredoxin--NADP reductase translates to MTDSAEKFTRQTLLDVQPLTPHLFTLRTTRDRGFRFRAGQFARLGVVKADGNTVWRAYSMVSSPFDEFLEFFSIVVPDGEFTSELSRLQPGDELLVERQAVGYLTLDRFVDGRDLWLLSTGTGVAPFLSILQDFEVWEKFERIILVYSVREARELAYQELIKELPQRDYLAEYAHKFRFIATVTREQHPGALSGRITTLIENGELERAAGVALTPEHSRVMLCGNPQMIDDTRKLLKARGLQLSLTRRPGQVAVENYW, encoded by the coding sequence ATGACCGACAGTGCAGAGAAGTTCACCCGCCAGACCCTGCTCGATGTCCAGCCGTTGACACCTCATTTGTTTACTTTGCGTACGACCCGGGATCGCGGCTTTCGCTTCCGGGCGGGGCAGTTTGCCCGGCTGGGGGTTGTCAAGGCGGACGGGAACACCGTCTGGCGGGCGTATTCCATGGTGTCTTCGCCGTTCGACGAGTTCCTCGAGTTCTTTTCCATCGTGGTTCCCGATGGCGAGTTCACCAGTGAGCTCAGCCGCCTGCAGCCGGGTGACGAACTGTTGGTGGAGCGGCAGGCTGTCGGCTACCTGACGCTGGATCGCTTTGTCGATGGTCGGGATTTGTGGCTGCTGTCTACCGGGACGGGGGTGGCGCCGTTTCTTTCAATCCTGCAGGATTTTGAGGTCTGGGAAAAATTCGAGCGGATCATCCTGGTGTACAGCGTGCGCGAGGCCCGCGAGTTGGCATACCAGGAGCTGATCAAGGAGCTGCCCCAGCGCGACTACCTGGCCGAATATGCTCACAAGTTTCGTTTCATTGCGACCGTCACCCGTGAGCAGCATCCGGGGGCGCTCAGTGGGCGGATCACCACGCTGATCGAAAATGGCGAGCTGGAGCGGGCGGCCGGCGTAGCGCTGACGCCGGAACATTCGCGAGTGATGCTGTGCGGCAACCCGCAAATGATCGACGACACGCGCAAGTTGCTCAAGGCCAGGGGGCTGCAACTGAGCCTGACCCGTCGGCCAGGCCAGGTGGCGGTGGAAAACTACTGGTAG
- the mscL gene encoding large-conductance mechanosensitive channel protein MscL has translation MGVLSEFKAFAVKGNVVDMAVGIIIGAAFGKIVSSFVGDVVMPPIGLLIGGVDFSDLAITLKAAQGDAPAVVLAYGKFIQSTIDFIIVAFAIFMGVKAINRLKREEAVAPSAPPVPTKEELLLTEIRDLLKAQNERP, from the coding sequence ATGGGCGTGCTAAGCGAGTTCAAGGCCTTCGCGGTCAAAGGCAATGTCGTCGACATGGCCGTCGGGATCATCATCGGTGCCGCTTTCGGCAAAATCGTTTCGTCATTCGTTGGCGACGTGGTCATGCCTCCCATCGGCCTGCTGATTGGTGGGGTGGACTTCAGTGACCTGGCCATCACCCTCAAGGCTGCCCAGGGCGATGCGCCTGCCGTGGTACTGGCGTACGGTAAATTCATCCAGAGCACCATCGACTTCATCATCGTGGCGTTCGCCATTTTCATGGGCGTCAAGGCGATCAACCGTCTCAAGCGCGAAGAGGCCGTAGCCCCCAGCGCGCCACCGGTTCCGACCAAGGAAGAACTGCTGCTCACCGAAATTCGCGACCTGCTCAAGGCCCAAAACGAAAGGCCCTGA